Proteins encoded by one window of Cannabis sativa cultivar Pink pepper isolate KNU-18-1 chromosome 4, ASM2916894v1, whole genome shotgun sequence:
- the LOC115712538 gene encoding B3 domain-containing transcription factor VRN1, translated as MKIMSEYEEAKALKLISDFKTTRPFFKVIMQEYYGQQLNLPVEFATSNDYQPCDDTIPLQVSYGDGMNSSPWHAGYKTWDVEYKFEVYNGVPTPTFQAGWPAFVQDNNLKVGDVCVFVLLREMYIAFNVLIFRVGTNFFKSLEPKEYCMVGGRTFLVRNRGEFSEDSSCPNQQVFIEKSRLIERALFKSKNHFFSVVIEPSLLGSGRSLTIPLYFAKDYLKNEGIVILLTDRRYCSVQFELKNKNNSKMRAVFSGGWKDFTKDNYLQVNDVCIFEFLKGSANVFKVTIHRAEEYASD; from the exons ATGAAAATAATGAGCGAATATGAAGAAGCTAAGGCTCTTAAGCTGATTAGCGATTTCAAAACGACACGTCCATTTTTCAAGGTTATAATGCAAGAATACTATGGTCAGCAACTG AACTTGCCAGTAGAGTTCGCAACGAGTAATGACTATCAGCCATGTGATGATACAATACCCCTTCAAGTCTCATATGGGGATGGAATGAATAGTAGTCCTTGGCATGCGGGCTACAAGACCTGGGATGTGGAGTACAAGTTTGAAGTGTATAATGGAGTACCAACACCCACATTCCAGGCAGGTTGGCCAGCATTTGTTCAGGACAATAATCTGAAAGTAGGCGATGTTTGTGTGTTTGTTCTGCTCAGGGAGATGTACATTGCATTTAACGTTTTAATTTTTCGAGTTGGTACAAATTTCTTCAAGTCTCTAG AGCCCAAGGAATATTGCATGGTGGGTGGAAGAACATTTTTGGTTCGCAACAGAGGTGAATTCAGCGAGGACAGTTCATGTCCGAACCAGCAAGTGTTCATTGAAAAATCTAGGCTTATTGAAAGGGCTCTATTTAAATCGAAAAATCATTTCTTCTCGGTTGTTATAGAACCATCACTTCTTGGTTCGGGTCGTAGTTTG ACTATACCGCTGTACTTTGCGAAGGATTACCTTAAAAATGAGGGAATTGTCATTCTTTTGACAGACAGAAGATATTGTTCTGTTCAATTTGAACTAAAGAACAAAAACAATAGCAAAATGAGAGCTGTATTTAGTGGTGGTTGGAAAGACTTTACCAAGGACAATTATTTGCAAGTTAACGATGTCTGCATTTTCGAGTTTCTTAAGGGATCTGCTAATGTTTTTAAAGTTACCATTCACCGTGCTGAAGAATATGCATCCGACTAA
- the LOC133037381 gene encoding B3 domain-containing transcription factor VRN1-like, with the protein MFRGTLGAGHFLKIVDEETLQNSKLLIPDIFTRKHGEALFDWVLVKPPCGSKWKMELAKEDNYIWLEKGWSNFAKHYAIKSGFVINFKYEGNSEFNVAIYDLSLFEIDYPSVPISLVGSNIGDDSVEKSSMPSSRPQKKMRTMPTANFQSNPPGQNLESKTEGMK; encoded by the exons ATGTTTCGTGGAACCCTTGGTGCCGGTCATTTTCTCAAGATAGTCGATGAAGAGACTCTTCAAAACAGCAAGCTT CTCATTCCTGACATATTTACAAGGAAACATGGTGAAGCCCTATTTGATTGGGTGTTGGTTAAGCCTCCATGTGGTTCGAAATGGAAAATGGAGTTGGCAAAAGAAGACAACTATATTTGGTTAGAGAAGGGTTGGTCAAATTTTGCAAAGCATTATGCCATAAAGAGTGGCTTTGTTATAAACTTTAAATATGAAGGGAATTCTGAATTTAATGTTGCCATATATGATTTAAGTTTATTTGAGATAGACTATCCCTCTGTTCCTATCAGTTTGGTTGGGTCTAATATTGGTGATGATTCAGTTGAAAAATCTTCAATGCCAAGTTCTAGGCCTCAAAAGAAAATGAGAACTATGCCAACAGCTAACTTTCAAAGCAATCCACCTGGGCAAAATCTCGAGTCCAAAACAGAAGGCATGAAGTGA
- the LOC133037153 gene encoding uncharacterized protein LOC133037153, translating into MLSWTSKGDIGKKDVSALFSRRNLEVVKGLLPRTEEEAFVRTISYDGVENLVDDAVDDTEAEAGSQVPETQVPDTQERDTQATASEPQPSAPSASGVRGAEYTDLVARLDRIEGDTQGLYAAHVELKKAYETSHVELKGGQNVIMEQLRHILAMLNRPPTTASAPEAPADPSTPPPPLHPAEEDEVFPDDYDPYEGAPATPIEAQPLIHVHDTESRG; encoded by the exons ATGCTTAGCTGGACGAGCAAAGGcgatattgggaagaaagacgtcagcgcattattttctagacgg aatctggaagtggtgaaggggctacttccacggacagaggaggaggcatttgtgaggacaatatcttacgatggtgtggagAACCTGGTTGATGATGCTGTGGATGACACAGAGGCTGAGGCAGGTAGTCAGGTACCAGAGACTCAGGTCCCAGACACTCAGGAAAGAGACACTCAG gccactgcttcagaacctcagcccagtgcaccatctgcatcaggcgttcggggtgccgagtacactgatttagtggctcggttggataggatcgagggtgacactcagggtctgtatgctgctcatgtcgagctgaagaaggcatacgagaccagccatgtagagctgaagggtggtcagaacgtaattatggagcagctcagacacatattggccatgttgaatcgtccgccaaCGACAGCTTCAGCACCGGAGGCCCCAGCAGATCCATCTACCCCACCACCACCGCTTCACCCCGCAGAAGAGGATGAGGTCTTCCCCGACGATTACGATCCTTATGAGGGAGCTCCGGCGACTCCGATCGAGGCACAACCTCttatccatgtacatgacacCGAGTCGCGAGGGTGA
- the LOC115714893 gene encoding uncharacterized protein LOC115714893 — MKRRHRPSSTFDPLEPPDEKLLTTFRKWCVGLIPNHRLRDLRSGDYGPGFFWIMLTPKEWLTDDHIDAAMHMLRRRRTDYPLTFPQKGIILSTFVTAMISSAWTSHKGPRKNFKWEEYILDYCTGFHKSQVFERWRGNEFIYFVLHLPTARHWVTVEVDIELWKINVYDCDSSVCHWTAMEPILKVWSELLPSLILATGEFPHNNQIMALANGDITVLPKMHATRATHDLVPKSATSGDCGVYCIEYVEHLMMQRGLTDVTPTG, encoded by the exons atgaagaggagacataggccatcttcgacttttgatcccctggagccaccggatgagaaattgttaaccactttccgaaagtggtgtgttggactcattccgaaccaccgacttcgggatttgagaagtggtgattacggtccaggattcttttggataatgctcacaccaaaggaatggcttacagatgac CATATAGATGCAGCAATGCATATGCTGAGGAGGCGACGCACCGACTATCCACTGACATTTCCTCAGAAGGGTATCATTCTCTCCACATTCGTGACCGCCATGATCAGCAGTGCATGGACGAGCCACAAGGGTCCGAGGAAAAACTTTAAATGGGAGGAATATATCCTGGACTACTGCACAGGGTTtcataag tcccaagtctttgagagatggaggggtaacgagtttatttacttcgttctgCACCTTCCCACGGCAAGACACTGGGTCACAGTTGAAGTCGACATAGAgctgtggaaaattaatgtctacGACTGTGATTCCAGCGTCTGTCATTGGACCGCCATGGAACCCATCTTGAAGGTTTGGTCAGAACTGCTGCCCTCGCTAATCCTTGCAACCGGGGAATTTCCACATAACAACCAGATCATGGCGTTAGCTAACGGTGACATCACGGTGCTTCCAAAAATGCACGCGACTCGAGCCACTCACGACTTAGTTCCGAAGTCAGCAACCAG tggtgattgtggcgtgtattgcattgagtatgtggagcatctcatgatgcaGCGTGGATTGACCGATGTGACGCCAACCGGATAG
- the LOC115713767 gene encoding uncharacterized protein LOC115713767, with protein sequence MCCICSMSTPGGSSSKKKGVRGKYKGKNVEEELSKTQSAKLPIEVHAETGTPVGKNGKKFNNMAKWMTRMSIPINKFKWEDVSRADINALWDRLETKFILPRDNPTFVDYGEYEMSKGLRDWRADCKKKWIQNIEELGQERADMSPPEGVTQEVWSDCIAYWSTDKQKARAAKNKESRGKMKFLGGWGSKPIVSHVVEGANPDTGELPTAVETFQKFHHKGNDWRNEFAQQAYVSLRFNSIFIYFFQFILC encoded by the exons atgtgTTGTATATGTAGTATGTCTACACCAGGTGGCAGCAGTTCGAAAAAGAAAGGCGTCAGAGGTAAATACAAGGGCAAGAATGTTGAGGAGGAGCTCTCCAAAACACAATCTGCCAAGTTACCGATTGAGGTGCACGCAGAGACTGGCACCCCCGTAGGCAAAAACGgtaaaaaattcaacaatatggccaaatggatgactcggatgtctatccccattaataaattcaaatgggaagatgtcagtagagctgacatcaacgcactctgggatagacttgag ACCAAGTTTATCCTCCCACGAGATAACCCTACATTCGTAGACTACGGTGAGTACGAGATGTCAAAGGGTTTACGTGACTGGAGGGCAGACTGCAAGAAGAAGTGGATACAAAACATTGAGGAGCTTGGACAGGAGAGGGCCGACATGTCACCTCCTGAGGGAGTAACTCAAGAGGTGTGGAGTGACTGCATCGCTTATTGGAGCACAGACAAACAAaag gcgagagcagcgaaaaataaagaaagtcggggtaagatgaaatttctaggaggctggggctccaagcccattgtttcacatgttgtcgaaggg gctaaccccgacacaggagaactgccaactgcggtggaaacttttcaaaagtttcaccataaaggcaacgattggcgcaacgagttcgcgcaacaagcttacgtaagtttacgttttaattcaatttttatttatttctttcaatttattttgtgttaa